The Bacteroidota bacterium genome includes a region encoding these proteins:
- a CDS encoding PKD domain-containing protein, whose amino-acid sequence MKNINKTFFYFFLKSLFLLLILFSFCIDGFPQKNVGANKIISDSAAIPFYITKNKVLPVEKNHNPQQKPIAPSAKKIPPITFAGEICNNGIDDDGDGLIDLNDTAECVCNGFGGGSSSVPSLIPNQSFEQMNCCPSSYSQVSCATGWIQASTATSDYMNTCGIVFGAATSAGLVPFPDGNGILGAIFSPGWQEYVGSCLSSPMLAGQSYTLQMNIASTPIDNFGGVCNGGVIDFSAIDIVIYGSTNCGNLPFSGVGCPPSPWQVLGFTNYTPVSSWGIISITFTPPVNINAIIFGSPCTLPPSYSPPSGCYPYFYYDNILLNTTASFSPLTINQTGIYCQNNIVITSHTDTSGGTWQWYENGIAIAGQNDSILDISGNNLPPGAYTAVYTVGSNCDMITDTVPVPPPPIVANFSATSVCLGNPTLFTDLSTGGATSWSWSFGDGNTSTLQNPSNTYAAAGNYTVTLTVLGAGGCDSAIPYPITVYPQPLAAFVATTVCLGNATQFTDQSTGGGTAWNWNFGDGNTSTLQSPSHTYSASGTYTATLNVSATPGGCNSVITQVVTVNAQPTANFSATSVCINNPTQFTDLSTGGGTSWSWNFGDGNTSTLQNPSNTYAASGNYTVTLTVTAPGGCTSTFSLPATVYPQAIANFSATTVCVNTPSTQFADLSTGAATWNWNFGDPASGGNNISSQQNPSHSYTASGTYSVTLIATTNNGCSDTLTQIITVNPKPAATFIVTTACFNNATVFTDLSTGNPTQWDWDFGDGNDTTLQNPSHTYNTAGTYTATLIATNTNGCKDTIALVVTVNPLPFANFSATSVCVGNTTCFVDSTTISSGAVTGWGWNFGDPNSGANNISNLQNPCHLFTASGNFVVILTATSNNGCQSTTNLPVVVYSLPVAAFTANNVCQNIQTSFTDGSFNVTQWAWNFGDGNTSALQSPGHIYQQSGTYTVTLIVTSAGSCTDTVTGTVTVYPLPVPSFIADSVCEGLPTSFTDLSLVSGGTISTWNWNFGDGTPIDNGMNPSHIYSSDGNYNVTLTVSSNNGCISSLTIPVIVFQLPAADFSYSPGSPIGLSDDVSFTDISIGGAVQWWWDFGDTATSLSQNPIHVFTDIGTYVITLIVATNHGCMDTVQRPLEIQDYTFYIPNAFTPNGDGNNDFFFGVGIGIVEYEMFIFDRWGNRIFYCKVNDPGSNGAGLPQTLPCMWDGKVDGGISSERVQEDVYVWKVRLKNVFNLEYNFIGTVTVVR is encoded by the coding sequence ATGAAGAACATTAATAAAACATTTTTTTATTTTTTTCTGAAAAGTTTATTTCTTCTTCTCATTTTATTTAGCTTTTGTATTGACGGTTTCCCGCAAAAGAATGTAGGAGCGAACAAAATTATTTCTGATTCAGCAGCTATTCCTTTTTACATTACAAAAAACAAAGTATTGCCTGTTGAAAAAAATCACAACCCACAACAAAAACCCATCGCACCTTCTGCAAAAAAAATTCCTCCTATAACTTTCGCTGGAGAAATTTGTAACAATGGTATTGACGATGACGGTGATGGCTTGATTGATTTGAATGACACAGCGGAATGCGTGTGCAACGGATTTGGCGGAGGCAGCAGTTCTGTTCCATCCTTAATACCTAATCAATCATTTGAACAAATGAATTGCTGCCCCAGTAGTTATAGTCAGGTTTCATGTGCTACCGGATGGATACAAGCATCAACTGCCACCTCTGATTACATGAATACCTGCGGTATTGTTTTTGGTGCGGCTACTTCTGCAGGGCTTGTTCCTTTCCCTGATGGTAATGGAATTTTGGGTGCAATTTTTAGTCCGGGCTGGCAGGAATATGTTGGTTCTTGCTTATCATCACCCATGCTTGCAGGACAATCATACACTCTTCAAATGAATATTGCTTCAACTCCTATTGATAATTTCGGTGGTGTTTGTAATGGTGGCGTGATAGATTTTTCAGCAATTGACATAGTTATTTATGGAAGTACTAATTGCGGCAACCTGCCTTTCTCCGGAGTGGGATGCCCTCCTTCTCCATGGCAAGTGTTAGGATTCACTAATTACACACCTGTAAGTTCATGGGGAATAATATCCATCACTTTTACACCACCCGTAAATATTAATGCAATAATTTTTGGCTCACCCTGCACACTTCCTCCGAGTTATTCTCCGCCATCAGGATGTTATCCTTATTTTTATTATGATAATATATTGCTGAATACTACCGCCTCCTTTTCCCCTCTTACCATTAACCAAACTGGAATCTATTGTCAAAACAATATCGTCATAACATCGCATACCGATACTTCGGGCGGAACGTGGCAATGGTATGAAAACGGAATAGCCATTGCTGGGCAAAACGATTCCATTTTAGATATTTCCGGTAATAATTTGCCTCCAGGAGCTTACACGGCTGTTTATACAGTTGGAAGCAATTGTGATATGATTACAGATACTGTTCCTGTACCTCCCCCACCTATCGTTGCCAACTTCAGCGCCACATCAGTTTGCCTTGGCAATCCAACCCTGTTTACCGATCTTTCTACAGGCGGAGCAACTTCATGGAGTTGGAGCTTTGGCGATGGCAATACTTCTACGCTGCAAAATCCTTCCAACACGTATGCAGCCGCAGGAAATTATACTGTAACACTTACTGTTTTAGGAGCAGGGGGTTGTGATTCTGCCATTCCATATCCTATAACAGTATATCCACAACCCCTTGCTGCTTTTGTCGCTACAACGGTTTGTCTTGGTAATGCCACCCAATTCACCGACCAATCCACAGGCGGTGGAACAGCATGGAACTGGAATTTTGGAGACGGAAACACTTCCACCCTTCAAAGCCCTTCACACACTTACTCTGCTTCCGGAACTTATACCGCCACATTAAATGTATCTGCAACACCGGGCGGATGTAATTCTGTTATTACGCAGGTGGTGACGGTAAACGCTCAGCCAACAGCAAATTTTTCTGCAACCTCTGTTTGCATAAACAATCCCACACAGTTCACCGATTTGTCTACCGGTGGAGGAACTTCATGGAGCTGGAACTTTGGCGATGGAAATACATCCACTCTGCAGAATCCTTCCAACACCTATGCTGCTTCTGGAAATTATACTGTGACATTAACTGTAACCGCGCCTGGTGGATGCACGTCAACATTTTCTCTTCCTGCCACGGTGTATCCGCAAGCAATTGCTAATTTTTCTGCAACCACCGTTTGCGTGAACACACCTTCCACTCAGTTTGCTGATTTGTCAACAGGTGCTGCCACCTGGAACTGGAATTTTGGCGATCCTGCATCAGGAGGAAATAATATTTCCAGCCAGCAAAATCCATCACACTCCTATACAGCATCGGGAACCTATTCTGTTACACTTATTGCTACTACCAACAACGGATGTTCTGATACGCTCACGCAAATCATCACCGTAAATCCAAAACCCGCAGCAACATTCATTGTAACAACCGCCTGTTTTAATAACGCTACTGTTTTCACCGATTTATCCACCGGAAATCCTACCCAATGGGATTGGGATTTTGGCGATGGAAATGACACAACACTGCAAAATCCTTCTCACACCTACAACACAGCGGGAACTTATACCGCCACACTCATTGCCACAAACACTAACGGATGCAAGGATACTATTGCTCTTGTTGTTACCGTGAACCCGCTTCCGTTCGCCAACTTCAGTGCAACAAGTGTTTGCGTTGGCAATACAACCTGCTTTGTTGATTCAACAACCATTTCTTCAGGAGCCGTTACCGGCTGGGGCTGGAATTTTGGAGATCCCAATTCGGGAGCAAATAATATTTCCAATCTTCAAAACCCTTGTCATCTTTTTACCGCTTCAGGAAATTTTGTGGTGATACTCACCGCTACATCCAACAACGGATGCCAGAGTACAACCAACCTGCCTGTGGTGGTTTATTCTCTTCCGGTTGCCGCTTTCACTGCTAACAATGTTTGTCAGAACATACAAACATCTTTCACCGATGGTTCATTCAACGTAACGCAGTGGGCTTGGAATTTTGGTGATGGAAATACTTCTGCCCTTCAAAGTCCCGGTCATATTTATCAGCAGAGCGGAACATACACCGTAACGCTCATTGTTACTTCAGCCGGAAGTTGCACCGATACCGTCACCGGTACTGTTACGGTATATCCTCTTCCTGTTCCCAGCTTCATTGCCGACAGTGTTTGCGAAGGGCTGCCCACTTCCTTTACCGATTTATCCTTGGTGTCAGGTGGAACCATCAGCACATGGAACTGGAACTTTGGCGATGGAACTCCGATAGATAACGGGATGAATCCTTCTCACATTTATTCTTCTGACGGAAATTATAATGTCACGCTTACCGTTTCATCCAATAACGGATGCATCAGCTCTTTAACAATTCCTGTAATTGTATTTCAGCTTCCTGCTGCAGATTTTTCTTATTCACCCGGTTCGCCCATTGGTCTTTCCGATGATGTATCATTCACCGACATATCCATCGGAGGTGCCGTGCAGTGGTGGTGGGATTTCGGAGACACAGCCACATCGCTTTCTCAGAATCCCATTCATGTTTTCACCGATATTGGAACTTATGTTATCACGCTCATAGTAGCTACCAATCACGGGTGCATGGATACCGTTCAGCGACCGCTCGAAATACAGGACTATACGTTTTACATTCCCAATGCTTTCACTCCGAATGGAGATGGAAATAATGATTTTTTCTTTGGTGTGGGAATCGGCATAGTGGAATATGAAATGTTCATCTTTGACCGGTGGGGAAACCGGATTTTCTATTGCAAAGTGAACGACCCCGGTTCAAACGGGGCAGGGCTTCCGCAAACACTTCCCTGCATGTGGGATGGAAAAGTGGATGGTGGAATTTCAAGCGAGCGCGTGCAGGAAGATGTGTACGTTTGGAAAGTTCGCCTCAAAAATGTTTTCAATCTGGAATATAATTTTATCGGCACTGTCACGGTGGTGAGATAG
- a CDS encoding PKD domain-containing protein has protein sequence MNSFYNIFFSLFIRVSYFPALILSLISSSNVFCQTTVNFNYTGSAQTWIVPNCVNTITVTAVGAQGGGPNGGLGATVTATVAVTPGQVLQINVGGQGTVPGAGWNGGGAGQSAIGTPSCFPPYTALDNTSFGGGGGSDIRIAPNTLANRLIVGAGGGGMGGGDTDANGGNGDCNTGTNGVSPFGQGGFGATQIAGGAGGPPWIASGNAGQSGVLGVGGAGGSDPCYNVGPGGGGGGGYYGGGGGGSDCFSSCPLGGGGGGGGSCLVPAGGSCTGANNPGNGQITIAYVAAGFTSTTSSANPNCSGGTGSACVTPGGGTPPYTYVWSPSGGNSSCATGLSAGNYTVTVTDASASGCSSTNTVTITQPAVLNAATSFTNELCGQSNGTATVSPSGGTPGYNFLWSNGQIASTATGLAAGNYSVTITDANGCTYNTVVAVGSTGGPTATTSATNVSCKGGSNGTASVTASNGTPAYTYVWSNGQTTATATGLSAGNYSVIVTDASCSPSGVELVNNGDFSAGNAGFSSGYSYCNMPGCMGPEGTYGVGTNPIFYNGGFCVCGDHTSGSGNMMVVNGAGIPGSNVWCQTIPVTPNTTYNFSTWVTSINPSSPAILQFYINGIPLCASFNAPPACCVWLQFFCVWNSGANTSANICIVNQNTTLGGNDFALDDISFQACTSCSTTAVITVTEPPALVITNVSSTNEFCNRSDGTATVAAAGGTGGFTYLWNPSAQITSTATGLAAGNYSVTVTDANGCTHDTMIVVNFTPGPTANAGTDASICFGFSTSLSATGGGSYVWSPAAGLNNPAISNPVSTPASTTSYTITVTDANNCTATDDVLITVNPKPIASFTVTSNCFNNPTVFTDQSSNGNITQWNWDFGDTPPAFSTLQNPSHTYNAAGTYTATLIVTTAEGCKDTASLTVVVFPVPSVNFSSGNVCINSPTCFTDLSTISSGSISAWSWNFADPNSGANNISNLQNPCHTYTAAGTYTVVLTVSSNNNCQSTTILQTTVLTPPVALFTAPDVCLNAPTVFTDGSTGPTSWSWQFGDGGTSGVQNPQHTYLGYGNYIVTLIVSSGATCADTAYDTVLVNPLPVVNFAADKVCIGDTTSFTDLSFIPAGTISSWNWNFGDGNSDTVQFPVHAYASAGNYNVTLTCTSNNNCTSSVTISVLVYPLPIADFLSSPAPTIDLIDPAEFNDLSTGAPVQWFWNFGDSTGDTVQNPFHLYADTGAYVVTLIVVSNNGCRDTVQKTVEVKDFVFYIPNTFTPNGDELNDFFFGTGLGITQYEMSIFNRWGNLIFTCKVNDVPQTLPCMWDGKARGGSSKERVQEDVYVYKIKFTSVFGREYNFVGQVNVVK, from the coding sequence ATGAACAGTTTTTATAATATATTTTTTTCTTTATTCATCCGCGTCAGCTATTTTCCTGCACTTATTCTATCCTTGATAAGTTCGTCCAATGTTTTCTGCCAGACAACCGTAAATTTTAATTATACAGGATCAGCGCAGACATGGATTGTTCCTAACTGTGTGAACACAATTACAGTAACTGCTGTTGGCGCACAGGGTGGCGGACCTAATGGCGGTTTAGGCGCCACTGTTACCGCTACCGTTGCTGTTACGCCCGGACAAGTATTACAGATAAATGTAGGCGGGCAAGGAACAGTACCCGGTGCCGGTTGGAATGGAGGAGGGGCAGGACAAAGTGCGATAGGTACCCCTTCCTGTTTCCCTCCTTACACAGCCCTCGACAATACTTCTTTTGGTGGAGGAGGCGGGTCAGATATAAGGATAGCCCCCAACACTCTTGCTAACCGTTTAATTGTTGGTGCAGGCGGAGGCGGCATGGGTGGCGGAGATACCGATGCAAATGGTGGAAATGGTGATTGCAATACGGGAACTAACGGTGTGAGTCCTTTTGGACAAGGTGGTTTTGGTGCAACACAAATAGCCGGAGGCGCTGGCGGTCCGCCATGGATAGCAAGTGGCAACGCGGGGCAATCTGGTGTGTTGGGTGTAGGAGGCGCGGGTGGTTCAGACCCATGTTATAACGTAGGTCCGGGTGGAGGCGGAGGCGGAGGTTATTATGGAGGTGGCGGTGGCGGAAGCGATTGTTTTTCAAGTTGTCCGCTCGGTGGAGGCGGAGGCGGAGGCGGTTCATGCCTTGTACCTGCTGGCGGAAGCTGCACCGGAGCTAATAATCCCGGAAACGGACAGATAACAATAGCTTATGTCGCAGCCGGTTTCACTTCTACTACCTCATCTGCAAATCCTAACTGTAGTGGAGGAACAGGAAGTGCATGTGTCACACCAGGAGGTGGAACTCCTCCTTATACATACGTATGGAGTCCAAGCGGAGGAAATTCTTCCTGCGCGACAGGATTATCAGCAGGAAATTATACTGTAACCGTTACCGATGCCAGTGCCAGCGGATGTTCATCTACAAATACTGTCACCATCACCCAGCCAGCGGTACTTAACGCTGCTACGAGTTTTACAAATGAACTCTGCGGTCAATCAAACGGAACGGCAACGGTTAGTCCTTCAGGAGGTACTCCCGGATATAATTTTTTATGGAGTAACGGTCAAATAGCTTCCACCGCCACAGGGCTTGCTGCCGGCAATTATTCTGTAACCATTACCGATGCAAATGGATGTACTTACAATACGGTTGTTGCTGTAGGTTCTACAGGAGGTCCCACTGCCACAACCTCTGCAACCAATGTTTCCTGCAAGGGCGGAAGCAATGGAACAGCAAGTGTAACAGCATCAAACGGAACGCCTGCTTACACGTATGTATGGAGCAACGGGCAAACTACTGCCACTGCCACAGGTCTTTCAGCAGGAAATTATTCCGTGATTGTTACGGATGCTTCCTGTTCTCCATCGGGAGTGGAGTTAGTAAACAACGGAGACTTCAGCGCGGGCAACGCTGGTTTTTCAAGCGGCTATTCTTATTGCAATATGCCCGGATGCATGGGACCCGAAGGCACGTATGGAGTTGGCACCAACCCCATTTTTTACAATGGCGGTTTTTGTGTTTGCGGTGACCACACTTCCGGTTCAGGAAACATGATGGTGGTGAACGGTGCGGGAATTCCCGGAAGCAATGTTTGGTGCCAGACAATTCCTGTCACTCCAAACACAACATATAATTTTTCTACATGGGTCACCAGCATTAATCCGAGCAGCCCTGCCATCCTGCAGTTTTACATAAACGGCATTCCGCTCTGCGCCTCTTTTAACGCACCTCCTGCCTGCTGCGTTTGGCTGCAGTTCTTCTGCGTGTGGAATTCAGGAGCGAACACATCGGCAAATATTTGCATTGTAAATCAAAACACAACGCTTGGCGGAAATGATTTTGCGCTGGATGATATTTCTTTTCAGGCATGTACTTCGTGCAGCACAACGGCAGTGATTACCGTCACGGAACCGCCTGCACTCGTTATTACAAACGTAAGTTCAACGAATGAATTCTGTAATCGTTCTGACGGAACGGCAACAGTAGCAGCGGCAGGAGGAACAGGCGGATTCACCTATTTGTGGAATCCCTCCGCGCAAATCACTTCCACTGCCACAGGGCTTGCTGCAGGAAATTATTCTGTGACTGTTACCGATGCCAACGGATGCACGCATGACACCATGATTGTTGTGAACTTCACGCCCGGTCCCACCGCCAATGCAGGAACGGACGCAAGCATTTGTTTCGGCTTCTCAACTTCTCTCAGCGCAACAGGTGGAGGAAGTTATGTATGGTCGCCAGCAGCGGGACTGAACAATCCTGCCATTTCAAATCCGGTCTCTACTCCTGCTTCCACCACTTCCTATACCATCACCGTAACCGATGCAAACAACTGCACGGCAACCGATGATGTGCTGATTACGGTGAATCCGAAACCTATTGCCTCTTTCACGGTGACCTCCAATTGCTTCAACAACCCGACTGTCTTTACCGACCAATCTTCCAATGGAAATATAACACAGTGGAATTGGGATTTTGGCGACACGCCTCCTGCTTTTTCCACTTTGCAAAACCCTTCGCACACCTACAATGCAGCAGGCACTTATACCGCCACTCTTATTGTTACCACTGCTGAAGGATGCAAAGACACTGCTTCCTTAACGGTGGTGGTATTCCCGGTTCCTTCGGTGAATTTTTCTTCCGGCAACGTATGCATCAATTCTCCCACTTGCTTCACTGACCTGTCCACTATTTCTTCCGGCAGCATTTCCGCATGGAGCTGGAATTTTGCCGACCCCAATTCAGGAGCGAATAATATTTCCAACTTGCAGAACCCCTGCCACACTTACACTGCCGCAGGCACTTACACGGTGGTGCTCACCGTTTCCTCAAACAACAATTGCCAGAGCACCACCATTCTTCAAACCACTGTTTTAACTCCGCCCGTTGCTTTATTCACCGCGCCCGATGTTTGCCTGAACGCGCCCACTGTTTTTACTGACGGCTCAACAGGACCCACCAGCTGGTCATGGCAATTTGGCGATGGAGGAACTTCGGGTGTGCAGAATCCGCAGCACACGTATCTCGGTTATGGAAATTATATTGTCACGCTCATTGTTTCTTCGGGAGCCACTTGCGCGGATACCGCTTACGATACGGTGCTGGTGAATCCATTGCCGGTGGTGAATTTTGCTGCCGATAAAGTTTGCATAGGAGATACAACTTCTTTCACTGATTTGTCGTTCATTCCTGCCGGAACTATTTCTTCTTGGAACTGGAATTTTGGCGATGGCAATTCCGACACGGTTCAATTTCCTGTTCATGCGTACGCCTCCGCAGGAAACTATAATGTTACGCTTACCTGCACCTCCAACAATAATTGCACGAGCTCCGTTACGATTTCTGTGTTGGTTTATCCTCTTCCTATAGCTGACTTTTTATCTTCTCCCGCGCCCACCATTGATTTGATTGACCCGGCTGAATTCAACGACCTCTCCACCGGAGCGCCCGTGCAATGGTTTTGGAATTTTGGCGACAGCACAGGCGACACCGTGCAGAATCCTTTTCATCTTTATGCCGACACAGGCGCGTATGTGGTTACGCTCATAGTTGTTTCCAACAACGGATGCAGGGATACGGTGCAGAAGACGGTTGAAGTAAAAGATTTTGTTTTTTATATTCCCAACACCTTCACTCCGAACGGTGACGAGCTGAATGATTTTTTCTTCGGCACGGGGCTTGGAATCACCCAATACGAAATGAGCATCTTTAACCGCTGGGGCAATTTAATTTTTACCTGCAAGGTGAACGATGTTCCGCAAACGCTGCCCTGCATGTGGGATGGTAAAGCAAGAGGCGGCAGTTCAAAGGAACGGGTGCAGGAGGATGTGTATGTATACAAAATAAAATTCACCAGCGTGTTTGGCAGGGAATATAATTTTGTGGGGCAGGTGAACGTAGTGAAATGA